The sequence below is a genomic window from Coffea arabica cultivar ET-39 chromosome 4c, Coffea Arabica ET-39 HiFi, whole genome shotgun sequence.
TTCTTCAAATGACACGGCTGTGCAATATTTGGCTGGAAAATTGCAAAATTGGGGCAAAGCTATATTAGGGGGAAAGTGGATTCATATAAGATATGTAGCTCACATAATCAATTTGATTGTGAGTGATGGCCTAAAAAAATTTGGGGGGGTCTGTTGATTCTATCCGAACAGCTGTGAGATATATTAGACAATCACCTTctcgtttgaaaaaattcaaggaatgtgctgaaattgaaaaaattaactGTAAAAGGTTACTAAGTTTAGATGTGGCAACTAGGTGGAACTCAACCTACTTAATGTTAGACAATGCTCATAGGTTTGAGAGGGCATTTGAGAGGTTTGAGGACCAAGATCCATATAAGCTGCATGAGCTAGAGCAGTTGCCAacaaaaggtgattgggaaaaGGCAAGATTCTTAACTATATTTTTGGAGAACTTTTATGATCTCACAGTAAAGGTTTCTGGTTccaaatatatgacatctaataATCTTATCAATGAGCTTAGTCACATTAATGGCATCCTAAAGGAAATGGCAAAAAGTGCTAATCCTGACTTGAGTGGAATGGCAAAAACGATGAAAGACAAGTATGATAAGTATTGGGGAAGAATGGAGAAAATGAACATGTTGATTTTCATTGCTTACATGCTTGATCCTAGGACAAAGTTTGAGTATTTTGAATTCATTGCTTGTAAAATGTATGGTGATACCGAGGGTGCCGTTGTGGCTCGTGTAGCCAAGGAGACTCAATACTTCTGCTGGATCTTCTCATTCCTCTACCTCTTCACTTTCTAGTGGATCTGAAAATGGCATCTCTTCCTTTGATGGAGAAGtctccaaaaaaataaatgatagatACATAATTGagttcaaaaaaagaaaagttgaacTTGGAGGAAAGAATGCTAAATCTGAACTTGACAAATATTTGAGTGAGGATTGTGAGGATGAGGATCCCGAGTTCGATATCTTGAATTGGTGGAAAGGTAATAGTCTTCGGTTGCCAATACTTTCGCAAATGGCTCGTGATGTGTTGGCTGTCCCGGTCTCTACGATTGCTTCCGAATCTGCCTTTAGTACCGGAGGACGTGTTCTTGACCCATTCAAAAGCTCTTTAACTCCAAGAATTGTGCAAGCCTTGATTTGTGCTCAAGACTGGTTTCGCGCATCCGAAAATGAGTTGAATGTAGAAGAAAAATTGGAGGATCTTGAGGAATTTGAATCTGGTAAATTATCTTCTTTCTTATTGACaaacttgaaatattttttctattcataaatgcaattaagttacttcattctttttttttctttcgtgCAGAAAGCCACAATTGTTGATGTTTGAATTCTCtaagggttaaataccaaaaacccccctgtggtttgcctaatgttcactttacctccctatggtttggaaacctacaatttgactccctgtagtttcaactaaagtaaaagTCTGACAGAAAACATCTAAACTAACGTCCGAaaggaaaatgtcaaaattgcccCTCTATAAGGGTTTTGGGTTAAGCACCAAAAATCCCCCTGTGGTTTGTCAAATgtacactttacctccctatggttttAAAATATACAATTTAACTCCCTGTCGTATCACCTAAAGTGAAAATCTAACAGAAATTCCGTTAAATACACTTTAGTTGAAACGACAGGGagtcaaattgtaggtttccaaactatagggaggtaaagtgaacattaggcaaaccacaggggggtttttggtatttaacccatTCTCTAATGGTGATTCTGATTTGGAGTATAGAAATTCAAGATTGAATAGTCAAGCCTATCCCTCAATCCCTCGGAAGTTGCAAATTGAAATGTTGTTGAATTGTTTGTGTGAAATTTGGACTAGAATTGTTGCTTACATTTGCATTATTTGATAATAATTGATTTGTATTATTTACTGAAATTGTTTTGTATTTAAAATTTGGACTGGAATGTTCTTATCTGTACCCAAAAATATTTCTGTTTCAAAGACTTGAcaatcatttctttttcttgaatttctctCTTATGGTTTTTCCCCCCTATGGGTATTGACATAATGAAGTTTTTAGTTCCAGATACTGATTAGGAATTCTGAGTCCTTTCATTCATGTTTGTGGGTCTTGTAAGTAGTTGCATTGACTGAACAAAAGATACTTTGTGTTCATTTTCTCAGCTTTATGGTGATGTTTCATTGCTGAATCTGTTTGACATTTTCTAGTGTTCTTATGCTGAATATGTGATCACAGTCCACTTATTTCTAAGCATGGTCTTCAATCTTGATTAGTGCTGAATCCTGGATTATATTGTTTGATCTCATATGATGTAATTGTAAATACCATTGACACTATGAATCTTAAAGTTCTCAAGCCTTCTTTTGGAGATACGGTAAGCCATGGTGATTCTGCGACTTATCGTGTCCTATGATATTTCTATTCTCTTCGGCTAATGGCATCAGTATGATTGTTTAGAAGCAATAATGTCCTTGTACAAGGGGACTGCATTAAATTTGAATAGGTTTTTCCGTTTTTGACTAAGAggggaaaccaaaaaaaaaaaaaaattgcacagGTTTGAATTCACAAACCTTCGGTGAATTCAGAATCCAccgaattccgaattcaattcggcatcgaattcgaaatcgaaatttgtcatttcgaaatcgaattcggtCGGGAAAAATCTGgccaatttttaaaaaaattccgatttcaaacTTCCGATTTACCGAATTCGATTTTGATGCACAGCCCTACACGAAACAAAGTAAGGAACAAGTAAGATGTAGGGAAGGAAATACCCGGAAAGGCAATTACAACATTACTTTTGCCTAACAAATGACTATGCTGATATTGGAATACAAAAGTAGTTAGCAATTGGTTATATTTCATCTCCCAAAAACCATGAATTGCTGCACGAATTCCAGCAGCTTGTTGCCCTCATAAACCCCCAGGAAGACAGGTGAGCCAATAGTATGCGAAATCAACTAAATCAGCACTTCTTTTGATGCTTAAAGCTGTGATTGACTGCAAATCGCAAGTGAAGCGAACCCACTTCTAACCTTCAGGTGCATTGCAGTTAACAAGGACTCGCACCTCTGTTCCCCAACTTTTTAAAATGGTATACCAGTCAGGTCATACCCTGTCACCAGTTTCATTCCCTCAAAAAGACGGGTAGTTGGTAACAAGAATCTCTATTCATAGACTCGCTTCCTCTTCAAAAAAGTTGGAATTATGGCCACCGATCCAATGAGGAAAAGAACAGATAAAGTTTTGAAATCATACAAATCTTTAACTGACTTCAACTCCCCAAGTGCAAGGCCAGCCTGATGACAACAAAAGCTGCTGTAAATCAAATGTGTTCAAGGCATGAACCAACAATTGATGGATAGGCTTCATGCAGTCATGACTGTCACTAGTATGTCTACTGGAGGATATCAGCAATTCCACTTGTATTTAATAATTCTGACATAGAGCATAACTAATTACATTATTTTTTTGAACTCCACTAATCACATAATTAACTGCAGAATGCAGAATAAAGCAACATTATCCACTCCATGGAGCCATTGAAAGTggaaggcaagacaaaagaaCTAATTCCTATACTCAGTATCGTATTGACAATCGCCATTGCACGCATTTTTGTATATGATCAAGTTAATTAAGTCTAACTTATGGAATCCAGTTGCAAGGTGATGACAGGTTAAAAGATTTCCGAAGGCACAACAAATTCTTACATTACCAAGAAGCACAACAAAACATCATCCGAACAAGATTTTTAAGGCATTCCAGTAATAAAACCCCTTTCCAAAGAATCTAGTTATGCCACTTCAACTTAGTCCACACACTTTCGAGCAATGGCCTACAGATGCTCTATATATTTGTATACTGTGTTTTACAATCTTAAGAAACGACATATACTGCTCTGTCACAGTAATATGCCCCTAAGAAACATATTACATATAATAgccaaagagaaaagaaaaaaaatgaagaaaaaaaaaaccatagaTAAAAGCACAAATTGAAACCAAAACCCAGTAGAAAAGAACTTACTCTGACAGTAATGTAAGAAGCTGGAATCAGACCCACCACAGTAGCCAGGAAAAAGATATGAAATGGTATATCAACAATGGGTGAGGCCAGGTTGATAAAAAGGTTTGGCAGGGTTGGAGTTACTCTCAAAAACAACATATAATTAAGCAACTTGTCTCTGCGTTTTGCTATCTGAAAAGAGCAAGGGAAATGACTATCATGAATGAGGTGCATAAATTACCAATTAAGCATGTACAAAAAACTAAGACACAGTGTATGTACCTCTGCCTGGAAAAATCTCAATTTCTCAGGCCAAAGCCAATTAACTATAGGCCTTCCGACTAGCTTAGACAGAAAATAGCAGGATGATGCCCCGGCAGTGGCATTAAAGACAACCAAGCAAAGGCCCCTGATAACACCAAAAAGTGCTCCAGCAAGTAAGGACATGAAGATTGTCCCAGGGATCATGAATGTCTGCATGAAGATATATATCGAGCAGTAACCAAGGATGAATTGTGCTGGGTAAACACTAGCATATGTCGCAAGATGATCTCTGAAATAGAATAGGAAACACAACTTAAGCAATATTAAATTGCAATTATACAAACATTCAGTCTGGAATGGATGGCAAGGTAATggtataaaaaattaaagttaAGATGTAGTGGAGGGAGTagacaaaataaacaacttgaAAGAACCATATTCACATGATAACAGTGAAGAAAGGGTAAGCTAGGACACACGATTACTCAAAATCCTAACTCCaaaatttgttttaaaaaaaaaagatgaaatacCCGAATTTTGgtccattaaaagaaaatatttcaaCTATGTAGCTTCAAATATGATGTAATTCCAGCTTTGACATCTTCATCTGGAAGACACACATCTAAGACCAGAAATTGGTGATAAAAAGCAACTTGTTGACATGATTATGCTTATTCCATTACAAAATTTAAGCCACCTTGCTTCCAAGTCTGTCATTTTATTCACAGCATAACCCACAGAACTTTATCAGTGGCCCAAGAATACGCAACCAACTAGGTAGGCCAATTTTTTGACAAGCAACAAATACTCAAGAACCTccagaaattttaaaaactttgattGGTTGGAGATAAAAAATCTCTTTCAAAGAACTTCTAGATATATTTGGAAATTTATTCTCGGGAAACCACATGCTGTGGtgtaaaaaaatattacaacatAAAAAATCATATGTTGTCTGTGTTACAAGACTTCATTTTGGCATGTCTAAAAGACCAACCCACAATATGAATTCCTCAATTAAATGTACGAGTAAAACCAAGAAGAAGTGCAAAGCATTGTTTTGAGAGGTGCTAATAAGGCATGCCCCCAGGGCAGGGTACATGTCAACTGCCCCGGGCAGTTGAAGGAGGTGGACATACCGTTGCGTGCACGCCCCCAACTGATGGGGCAAACGTATTACTGTGCTGGGTGAGTTTTTTTTGCCTCAAGGAAGAAGGCATATGCCTTTTGATATAGTACCATAATTCCTGTAATTCAGTTCTATTTTTCAACTTTTAAAACCTTACAACCCACAACAGATACCAAGAGGCCTCTGTGTTTAATCGCAAATCCCTAATTCCTAAACCCTAATCCCCTCCAAAGTCCCTAATTCCTCTTTATTCACTCATCAATCCCTCTTACATAGTGTCAATGCATCATCAAGTCAACCAAAGTCTTTCACTCCTCCAAATTTGCAACTCAGCCCCTTCGTCACCACCATCCCTCAGCTTCCACTACTTCACAACCCGGGAGAAAGAATGAATGAAAATctattttttgaatgaaagTTTTTTTTGGGGCAGGAATTGAACGAGTAAAGGCAGTTGATGTAATTGAGCTGTGGGGAAATTTTCTATCTGGTGTTAACTTTAAAgagaaagaattaaatcactTGAAATTATCTGCTTAATTGGTGCAGAATTTTAAAGCACTAACGTTtctgcattttgattttttaatattcatttacTCTATATTTGTATATTAGTAGTAATCtaatagtttttctttttgtaatcttcatattttttaatattaaataatcaaaatttgtgGGGCTTACACCTCATGCCTTGGGGCTTTCACCCCATCTGGGCAAGGACCAAATGCCTCGCCCAATGTTTTCGCCTTTTAAAACATTGGTGCAAAGATCCTAAACTTGGAGTTTCACAAGCACGACAACATACCTGTTTCAACTCTCAGAACAAGTTCTGCGCAATTGGCAAAATGAATAAGACAATTATAACATTCCTTTGGCAATATTAAGGAAATAAGTTTCCATTTTGGATAGAGTGCAGTAGTTACAATTTAAATGCTAATGAACTCCTGGAAGTTAATTGTAGAAGACCCAAACTACATCGCAAGAAAGCCACAACACAACACTACATACTTTACACAAGCCCTCTATTACTATGTTCTGCAATTTCTCATTTCACTGTGTTACAAGCCAAAGAAGAAAGCTGTGAGTACCTGACAACCACTATATAAATCACTGTCTGCCATCCCCGAATAATCATAAACAATAAAGGACCTACTAACTTGGCAACTTGgtaaataatttaaattaataTGCCCATATTTCTGGTAAATGTAGAGAATCTGCCTCCTCTTCATACATGTCCTTGACAACTTGGCATTTCTTCAGTCTTCAATCAACCAATTCAGTTGCGCCAGCTGTGAAATTGGTCCAACATTTGTTCATGAGTTGGCTGGAAGAAATAGATTGAAGATCAGCTAGATTTGCGTCCAGGTGGACAGGACCTTGGATTGACCATAAGGTCCATTTTACTCTTACCACATGCATTCATTGAAGCCTTACCTGAAGAGCTCTCCTTCTTATCTTGCATTTCTTTGGTTTGGAGTACAAATCACTAGGACGATAAAAGTCTTTATTTCAATCAGATGTCCTGAATTCTAAACCACTATTAACTAGTTGCATACCATATTTCCTATTCTCAAAGATAATGAAAGAACCTAGGTCTCCAATTCAAACACGACAAATGATTAAATCATATACCAGTACATTCCTACCCACTTCACATTTattatcttcaaattgatgaTATGATGCCACATATTACACTGCTCCACATCAGGCCCAAAGCCTGCTTCAGTTCTAGCATAGCTTTCTCCAACTGAAGCAATATGCCAATACATTGTGCTCTTAGAAACTGCAGGATCTTGTGCTCTTAAAAACCGTAGGATCTTGGAGGGCCAAACCAATAGTACACTTTGGGATCTTGGAACTTCTATGCAAGtgcaaaaaattaccatttccaTCGATCAAGTCTTCTACCATTCAAGTCGCAATACCATTCAAGTCTCACCCGTTCCTCCTGTGTCCATATGCACATTGTACTTTAGCTATCCACATTACACTGCTAAAACACCCCTATAAACCTAACCAATTAACTCCAAGCACTACTACTTAAAATAGCAGTTAAACAAAAACTTCAATATACAAGGGTCCTCCCATATCATAAAGCAATCGATAATTAAAAACAAATCCAACCAaataaattatatttataaaagaaaagtaaTAGAAAACAAGCAACTTACTTGAGCATCCGAAGATCAGAAAGGGTCCGAGGCAGCTTGAGCTTACTATAGTCGGCAACTGGCATTGTCAGGTAAATACAACCCAATCCAACGGAAAACAACAGAAATACACCCAACCCTGCCATGACTTCCCACCGGGATAACGGAAAAATCACCCCTTCCCCTATTTTACCCTTCTTGCCGGTGGGCGAATCCCCCGCCATCGCTGCAGTATAATCCCCAAAACTCTTCTCCTCATCCCTCACCCTCCCTCCTCCGACTCCAACGCCGACACTGCCAGCATCAACCACCACACTCCTCGGCGCCGCCATTGATGATGATGCTGCTGATAATGGCACGCACGATAATCTCCCAGCGCTATCTGAAATCGATAAGCTGCGGATTAATGACGATCTGGGTTTCATTTATGGATTCAAAAACTTGGGGATATTGATTTGATTTCATCAGATAACAATTCCATTGATGGATCAACAGGATTGTTGATCCAGAAACCGAAATAAAAATATATCAGTAACTTTTTTTCAGTGTAATTCTGATGGGATTTGCGAAAGACTGAAATCGGATCAAACCCATGAAAAAAAtttgatcaagaaattgaagaatcaAGGAATAAAAATGGATTCTTGGAACAAGGGCTATCAGTTGAACCCTAGGGAAAGTTAGACACTTCGCTTTGTAAACTtttaaaggaagaagaagagagtaAACAGTGAGGGTTTCGTTGGGTTGATGTTTGAAAATTGAAGGCGTTTTTCAAGGGAGAGAGACGAGGGCTCTGTGTTTTCTAGGGTGGACTACGGACTGGTTATCGTGCATTCCTTTTGGTTGGagagaaaggaagaagagaGATTTCAAAGATTCCTTTTAGTGACAGAGGAAGAGATGGTATCAATTATTTGTGATTCCTAAGGGTAGCAATTCCTGACACGTCCGAAAACACGATATGAATCTAATACAAAATTAATaggtttggattgagatttcgAAAGTTCGGATCAAAATCGGGTCGAACTCGATGAAGCCGAAAAGGAAACAGGTCAATTTCGGGTCAatccgtggtgacctgatatgacccgatgtgacccgtttacgaattaaaactaaggccttgcttggattgcttgtttcagtcagaaaatattatcgttttccgtgatcacatttccctatcacatttttccctcacataGATTAAATcactacaataattttttcatgaaaaatgacagaaaatgcaatccaaacacaacctaatttaataaacataaaaattattttatctaactaaactaaatcattctttttttccaaaggcattaattacttaattttaaatgaatttatttaacttgtgcgaagttaaaattattatatttggacaaataatatattgtgttattttttacttttatgctgttttaatttatttatatttagtttgggataaaacacttttatggtgtttaatttattttagatttggtttgaaattatttatttaactttttattacttgatgatgtaattaattttgtgaaaatttgattttattagaaattacaatgataaattaataaattaaaattaagtttcgaatcatttcgggtcgacccgccaatccgaaattttcgggttcgtgtCAGGTACCCAGACCCCGTTTCGGGTTGGTGGGTCGGGTTCGGGTTAGCAGGTTATTTGTTATACTTAGGCCTCAACCCAACTCGccaacccgaacccgacccgattgccacccctagtgaTTCCTATCGTTCCAGCACTGTAACGTTTTATTAGTTGGACAAGCGGTAATGTGTTACTCGAAACTAGAAGATACAACTCACCTCCATATAAGTACCAAAGAACTATTAATGAGTCAAGTGGCAAAAAGTATGATATCCTTTGAACTAAGAGGCGTAAACCCGCTTCGCGATGGAATGTAAAATACC
It includes:
- the LOC113740248 gene encoding uncharacterized membrane protein At4g09580-like: MKPRSSLIRSLSISDSAGRLSCVPLSAASSSMAAPRSVVVDAGSVGVGVGGGRVRDEEKSFGDYTAAMAGDSPTGKKGKIGEGVIFPLSRWEVMAGLGVFLLFSVGLGCIYLTMPVADYSKLKLPRTLSDLRMLKDHLATYASVYPAQFILGYCSIYIFMQTFMIPGTIFMSLLAGALFGVIRGLCLVVFNATAGASSCYFLSKLVGRPIVNWLWPEKLRFFQAEIAKRRDKLLNYMLFLRVTPTLPNLFINLASPIVDIPFHIFFLATVVGLIPASYITVRAGLALGELKSVKDLYDFKTLSVLFLIGSVAIIPTFLKRKRVYE